The sequence CGCCGAATGGGATCTTCGCTGCGTGCGCGGGCCGTTGACGGCCGAAAAGATCGGCCTTGCGCCGGAGCGCGGCATTGTCGATCCTGCGGTCATGGTCGCCGACATGCCGGAATTCCAGGGCCTGCCGAAACTGTACAAGCGCAGTTTCATTCCCCATTGGGAAAGTGCGATCGCCGGCATGTGGCCTGTCACCTGCGGCACCGTCGGCCTGCACTACATCGACCCGCGCGGAGAGGCCAAGAACGTGATCCGCGAGATCGCGCAATCGGAGTTCATCGTGGCCGAATCGATGCACGGGGCGATTCTCGCCGACGCATTCCGCGTTCCCTGGGTGGCGGTGACGACATCCGAAAGCATCAACAGCTTCAAGTGGAACGACTGGGCAAAAACCGTCGGTGTCGAATACCGTCCCCGCCATGTGCCGGTTTCCAGCCGTACCGAAGCGATGATCAAGGGCGCGCGTTTCTGGGGCATGGGCTTCGAGGCGCAGACCGTGCCGGAGGCTGCGAACCTGCGATCCGTTGACGACGAGGTAATGGTTGCGACCAGAGAACCGCGTCAGACGTTCTTGCGCAGCGCTGCCAAGCAGGTTCTCGCGGCGCCGTCGACGCTGGCACTGTGGCAGGCGACCCGGGTGGCGCCGCAATTGAGCAGCGACAGCCGGCTTGCGGAACGCAAGGAACGCTTCCAGGAGGCGTTGGCCGCGGTGCGGCGCGCCTACCTCTAGCACGTCGCAAACGACGCTCCGGATTGGATGCCGGAGCGTTTTCCACCCACGATGGTTCGGCGCGGCGGCGGAGAGCTTGCTGCTAGCCCGCGTGCTCGGCGCCGACGGGCAGAAGGTAACGCACGGACG comes from Ensifer sp. PDNC004 and encodes:
- a CDS encoding polysaccharide pyruvyl transferase family protein encodes the protein MKPYYWESQHGNFGDDLNLWLWDFLLPGFRDVHDDILLVGVGTVLNRALLPDGVRKLVIGSGFGYGTLPDMRDAAEWDLRCVRGPLTAEKIGLAPERGIVDPAVMVADMPEFQGLPKLYKRSFIPHWESAIAGMWPVTCGTVGLHYIDPRGEAKNVIREIAQSEFIVAESMHGAILADAFRVPWVAVTTSESINSFKWNDWAKTVGVEYRPRHVPVSSRTEAMIKGARFWGMGFEAQTVPEAANLRSVDDEVMVATREPRQTFLRSAAKQVLAAPSTLALWQATRVAPQLSSDSRLAERKERFQEALAAVRRAYL